The proteins below are encoded in one region of Roseovarius bejariae:
- a CDS encoding GlxA family transcriptional regulator, with protein sequence MTTPTSKVAVQAQGAPKRFVFVLLENFTLLSFASAIDSLRIANRMSGQTLYEWLITGDADDEGMVSCSSGSRFKVDAPLGELNRDDVVLLCGGSDVQKASTKKLLNWIRREARRGLRLGGLCTAAYTLARAGLLEGKRATIHWENHDSFTEEFDEVDLTKSVFVVDGNRMTTAGGTSSIDLMLKLIADDHGEKLANAVADQLIYSSIRTDQDTQRLSVPTRIGVRHPKLSQVIQMMEANIEEPISPSVLAKDVGMSTRQLERLFRRYLNRSPKRYYMELRLQKARNLLMQTDMTVINVALACGFASPSHFSKCYRAHYDTTPYRERGAQAARLSV encoded by the coding sequence ATGACCACGCCGACATCAAAAGTCGCGGTTCAGGCGCAAGGCGCGCCCAAACGCTTTGTCTTTGTATTGCTCGAGAATTTCACTCTTCTGAGCTTTGCTTCGGCTATCGACAGTTTGCGGATTGCCAACCGCATGTCCGGGCAAACGCTGTATGAATGGCTGATTACCGGCGATGCGGACGATGAGGGTATGGTGTCATGCTCCAGCGGATCGCGTTTCAAGGTGGATGCCCCGCTGGGCGAGTTGAACCGCGATGACGTGGTTTTGCTGTGCGGTGGGTCGGACGTGCAGAAGGCCAGCACCAAGAAACTGCTGAACTGGATTCGCCGCGAGGCGCGGCGCGGCCTGCGCCTTGGCGGGCTGTGCACGGCGGCCTATACGCTGGCGCGGGCCGGGCTGCTGGAGGGCAAGCGGGCAACGATCCATTGGGAGAACCACGACAGTTTCACCGAGGAATTCGACGAGGTGGACCTGACCAAGTCGGTTTTCGTGGTGGACGGAAACCGGATGACCACCGCCGGGGGCACCTCCTCGATCGACCTGATGCTCAAGCTGATTGCCGACGATCACGGCGAGAAGCTGGCCAATGCGGTGGCCGACCAGTTGATCTATTCCTCGATCCGCACCGATCAGGATACGCAGCGCTTGTCGGTGCCCACCCGGATCGGCGTACGGCACCCGAAACTGAGCCAGGTCATCCAGATGATGGAGGCCAACATCGAAGAGCCGATCAGCCCTTCGGTTCTGGCCAAGGATGTGGGCATGTCCACGCGGCAGCTGGAGCGGCTGTTCCGGCGGTACCTCAACCGCAGCCCCAAGCGGTATTACATGGAACTGCGCCTGCAAAAGGCCCGCAACCTGTTGATGCAGACCGACATGACGGTGATCAACGTGGCGCTGGCCTGTGGCTTTGCCTCGCCGTCGCATTTCTCGAAATGCTACCGGGCGCATTACGACACCACACCTTACCGTGAACGGGGTGCACAGGCGGCGCGACTGTCGGTCTGA
- a CDS encoding class II 3-deoxy-7-phosphoheptulonate synthase has translation MSTWQKSDWRKKPRVQMPDYTDAAALAKVEERLSHYPPLVFAGEARKLKRQLGAASRGEAFLLQGGDCAEAFDQFSADAIRDTFKVMLQMAMVLTYGAKVPVVKVGRMAGQFAKPRSAPTETVDGVELPSYRGDIINELDFTPEARIPNPEKMLQAYTQAAATLNLLRAFSTGGYADVHQVHQWTLGFTEGEKAERYRDLANRITDTLDFMKAAGVESDQAHTLQSVDFYTSHEALLLEYEEALCRLDSTSGKWLAGSGHMVWIGDRTRQPDGAHVEFARGVLNPIGLKCGPSMEPEDLKRLMATLNPENEAGRLTLIARFGAGKVGDHLPRLIRTVKEEGANVVWVCDPMHGNTIKSATGFKTRPFDSVLREVQDFFAVHRAEGTTPGGVHFEMTGQDVTECTGGMRAVSEENLSDRYHTACDPRLNASQSLELAFLVAEELSNLRDSRAAAAQAG, from the coding sequence ATGAGCACTTGGCAAAAATCCGACTGGCGCAAGAAACCTCGCGTTCAGATGCCGGATTATACCGACGCGGCCGCGTTGGCAAAGGTCGAAGAACGCCTGTCGCACTATCCTCCGCTGGTCTTTGCGGGCGAGGCGCGCAAGCTGAAACGCCAACTCGGCGCGGCCTCGCGTGGTGAGGCCTTCCTGCTTCAAGGCGGCGATTGCGCCGAGGCCTTCGACCAGTTCAGCGCCGACGCCATTCGCGATACCTTCAAGGTCATGCTGCAAATGGCCATGGTCCTGACCTATGGCGCCAAGGTGCCGGTGGTGAAAGTGGGCCGCATGGCGGGCCAGTTCGCCAAACCGCGCAGCGCACCGACGGAAACCGTCGACGGGGTGGAACTGCCCAGCTACCGGGGCGACATCATCAACGAGTTGGACTTCACGCCCGAGGCGCGCATCCCCAACCCCGAAAAGATGTTGCAGGCCTACACGCAGGCGGCGGCCACGCTGAACCTGCTGCGCGCCTTTTCCACGGGCGGCTATGCCGATGTGCACCAGGTGCACCAATGGACCCTTGGCTTCACCGAAGGCGAAAAGGCCGAACGCTACCGTGATCTGGCCAACCGGATCACCGATACGCTGGACTTCATGAAGGCCGCCGGTGTCGAAAGCGATCAGGCCCATACCCTGCAATCGGTCGATTTCTACACCAGCCACGAGGCCCTGCTACTGGAATACGAAGAGGCGCTCTGCCGCCTCGATTCCACCTCCGGAAAATGGCTGGCCGGGTCTGGCCACATGGTCTGGATCGGCGACCGCACGCGGCAGCCCGACGGCGCGCATGTGGAATTCGCCCGCGGCGTGCTCAACCCCATCGGGTTGAAATGCGGCCCCAGCATGGAGCCCGAGGACCTCAAGCGCCTGATGGCCACCCTCAACCCCGAGAACGAGGCCGGGCGCCTGACGCTCATTGCCCGCTTCGGCGCGGGCAAGGTGGGCGACCACCTGCCGCGTCTCATCCGCACGGTCAAAGAGGAAGGCGCCAACGTGGTCTGGGTTTGCGACCCGATGCACGGCAACACCATCAAATCCGCCACCGGCTTCAAGACCCGCCCCTTCGACAGCGTGCTGCGCGAGGTGCAGGATTTCTTCGCCGTTCACCGCGCCGAAGGCACCACCCCGGGCGGGGTGCACTTCGAGATGACCGGGCAGGACGTGACCGAATGCACCGGCGGGATGCGCGCGGTCAGCGAGGAAAACCTCTCGGATCGCTACCACACGGCTTGCGATCCGCGCCTCAACGCCAGCCAGTCTCTGGAACTGGCCTTCCTCGTGGCCGAGGAACTGTCGAACCTGCGCGACAGCCGCGCCGCCGCCGCACAGGCGGGCTAA
- a CDS encoding PAS domain-containing protein, with product MVDDVKHRFRSLSAVTSPRRGKTGGRVEDLTAFESYWASTAPDGDIPRRSQIDPRGIEAVLSNAFVAERIAPGMARLRIAGMHLSDVMGMEVRAMPLSCLIAPGDRDRFAEALVELFDRPAKLRVTLEAEGGLGRPALTGQMLLLPLRSDLGDISRALGCLVTQGPIGRTPRRFRITSLEVSAVLAQGGPKPVVMHPSERPYLRVVK from the coding sequence ATGGTGGACGATGTGAAACACAGGTTCCGCAGCCTGAGTGCGGTGACCTCTCCGCGGCGGGGCAAGACCGGCGGTCGTGTCGAGGACCTGACCGCCTTCGAGTCCTATTGGGCCAGCACGGCGCCCGACGGCGATATTCCCCGGCGGTCGCAAATCGATCCGCGCGGGATCGAAGCCGTCCTGTCCAATGCCTTCGTGGCCGAGCGCATCGCCCCGGGCATGGCGCGGCTCAGGATTGCCGGGATGCATCTTTCGGATGTCATGGGCATGGAGGTGCGGGCGATGCCGCTGTCCTGCCTGATTGCGCCGGGGGACCGGGACAGGTTTGCCGAAGCGCTGGTGGAGCTGTTCGACCGGCCCGCGAAACTTCGGGTGACGCTGGAGGCCGAGGGGGGCTTGGGCCGCCCTGCTCTGACAGGGCAGATGCTTTTGCTGCCCCTGCGCAGCGATCTGGGCGACATCAGCCGCGCGCTGGGCTGCCTTGTGACACAGGGGCCCATCGGGCGCACGCCCCGGCGGTTTCGGATCACCTCGCTTGAGGTCTCGGCGGTTCTTGCGCAGGGCGGGCCGAAGCCTGTCGTGATGCACCCGTCCGAGCGCCCCTATCTTCGGGTGGTGAAATAG
- a CDS encoding YicC/YloC family endoribonuclease: MLRSMTAFASAKGSHEAHGWTWELRSVNGKGLDLRLRTPDWIEGLEAALRARLSKALARGNVSLALRVQAEDEAGRLALNAGQLHDVLTAMAEVEAQAMDRGISLAPATAADVIGVRGVLDAGAGAQDTTALRKALLEDFEALLAAFLEMREAEGRALNDVLSDQLDQIARLTEAAAQAAEARRPEMQAATRAALARVMDNTDGADEARVAQELALIAVKADVTEEIDRLRAHVGAARDLLAQGSPIGRKLDFLSQEFNREANTLCSKAQNSGLTAVGLDLKAVIDQMREQVQNVE; this comes from the coding sequence ATGCTCAGATCCATGACCGCTTTCGCCAGCGCCAAAGGCAGCCATGAGGCACATGGCTGGACATGGGAATTGCGCAGCGTGAACGGCAAGGGGCTGGACCTGCGCCTGCGCACGCCCGACTGGATCGAGGGGCTCGAGGCGGCGCTGCGCGCGCGGCTGTCCAAGGCACTGGCCCGCGGGAACGTGTCCCTGGCCCTGCGGGTGCAGGCCGAGGACGAGGCCGGACGACTGGCCTTGAACGCCGGCCAGTTGCACGACGTCCTGACCGCCATGGCCGAGGTCGAGGCGCAGGCCATGGACCGCGGAATATCGCTGGCCCCGGCGACCGCCGCCGATGTCATCGGAGTGCGCGGGGTGCTGGATGCCGGGGCAGGGGCGCAGGACACCACCGCCCTGCGAAAGGCGTTGCTGGAGGATTTCGAGGCCCTGCTTGCTGCCTTCCTGGAGATGCGCGAGGCCGAGGGGCGGGCGCTGAACGATGTGCTGAGCGACCAATTGGACCAGATCGCGCGCCTGACCGAGGCCGCGGCGCAGGCCGCCGAGGCCCGCCGCCCCGAGATGCAGGCCGCCACCCGCGCCGCCCTTGCGCGGGTCATGGACAACACCGACGGCGCCGACGAGGCCCGCGTGGCCCAGGAACTGGCGCTGATTGCCGTGAAGGCGGATGTGACCGAAGAGATCGACCGGCTGCGCGCCCATGTCGGGGCCGCCCGTGATCTTCTGGCGCAAGGCTCACCTATCGGACGAAAACTCGATTTCCTGTCACAAGAGTTTAACCGCGAGGCGAATACATTGTGCTCCAAGGCGCAAAACAGCGGCCTGACCGCCGTGGGCCTCGACCTCAAGGCGGTGATCGACCAGATGCGCGAGCAGGTACAGAACGTGGAATAA
- the gmk gene encoding guanylate kinase, giving the protein MTRRGLLIILSSPSGAGKSTLTRRLRDWDSSLSFSVSATTRTPREGEVDGKDYHFMSEAEFQRQVANGGMLEHAHVFGNFYGSPRGPVEEAINEGNDVLFDIDWQGAQQIQNSALGQHTLSIFILPPSIRELHRRLVTRGQDSDEVIAKRMRKSWDEISHWAEYDYVLVNDDLEETDKRLKTIVEAARLKRLQQPGLNAHVKALHAEFEETQ; this is encoded by the coding sequence ATGACGCGCCGCGGCCTTTTGATCATCCTCAGTTCGCCTTCGGGGGCGGGCAAATCCACCCTGACACGCCGCTTGCGCGACTGGGACTCGTCCTTGAGCTTTTCGGTTTCGGCCACCACCCGCACCCCGCGTGAGGGCGAGGTGGATGGCAAGGATTATCATTTCATGAGCGAGGCGGAATTCCAGCGGCAGGTGGCGAATGGCGGCATGTTGGAACACGCGCATGTTTTCGGCAATTTCTACGGATCGCCGCGCGGCCCGGTGGAAGAGGCGATCAACGAGGGCAACGACGTGCTGTTCGACATCGACTGGCAGGGGGCACAGCAAATCCAGAACTCCGCCTTGGGGCAACATACCCTGTCGATCTTCATTCTGCCGCCGTCGATCCGTGAATTGCATCGTCGGCTGGTCACGCGCGGGCAGGACAGCGACGAGGTGATCGCCAAGCGGATGCGCAAAAGCTGGGACGAGATCAGCCATTGGGCGGAATACGATTATGTGCTGGTCAATGACGATCTTGAGGAAACCGATAAACGGTTGAAAACCATCGTCGAGGCCGCGCGCCTCAAGCGCTTGCAACAACCGGGGCTGAATGCCCATGTCAAAGCCCTGCACGCCGAATTCGAGGAGACCCAATGA
- a CDS encoding gamma carbonic anhydrase family protein has translation MTLYMLDGHSPKIARDTWIAPDANLIGKVVLEEAASVWFGCTLRGDNEEILIGAGSNVQENCVMHTDMGYPLVIGAGCTIGHKAMLHGCTLGENTLIGMGATVLNGAKIGKNCLIGAGALVTEGKEIPDGSLVMGAPGKVVRELDDKAIQGLRASALHYQQNMRRFRDGLQAI, from the coding sequence ATGACCCTTTACATGCTCGATGGCCACAGCCCCAAAATCGCCCGCGACACATGGATCGCCCCCGATGCCAACCTGATTGGAAAGGTGGTGCTGGAGGAGGCGGCCTCGGTCTGGTTCGGCTGCACCCTGCGCGGCGACAACGAGGAAATCCTGATCGGGGCCGGCAGCAACGTGCAGGAAAACTGCGTCATGCATACCGATATGGGGTATCCGCTGGTGATCGGGGCGGGCTGTACCATCGGCCACAAGGCGATGCTGCATGGCTGTACCCTTGGTGAAAACACCCTGATCGGCATGGGGGCCACGGTGCTCAATGGCGCGAAGATCGGCAAGAACTGCCTGATCGGGGCAGGGGCCCTCGTGACCGAAGGCAAGGAGATTCCCGACGGCAGTCTCGTGATGGGCGCGCCCGGCAAGGTGGTGCGCGAACTGGACGACAAGGCGATTCAAGGCCTGCGCGCCTCGGCCCTGCATTACCAGCAGAACATGCGCCGCTTCCGCGACGGCTTGCAGGCGATCTGA
- a CDS encoding sensor histidine kinase — MEQSTIPALLQAIPLPSVLIGRGERILGANEAALTLLGKGIVGRHFITAIRQPNVLDAIETTLRERGQRKARYLGSDGDQDTTFDVTCSKVQTDLGTGVLVCFEDVTHLEKAGQMRRDFVANVSHELRTPLTALMGFIETLQGPAKGDPAATERFLGIMAGEAARMERLVQDLLSLSRVEADERVRPTEPLDLGALLKSVVHSIRPLAEEASVEIAMTLPEEGVTIPADDDQVRQVFTNLIENAIKYGGADKTVHVTLRTQDHAPSLRGPGAVVEVRDEGPGIDAIHIPRLTERFYRVDSHRSREMGGTGLGLAIVKHIVSRHRGRLRIESEPGQGSTFRVILPRLPQT, encoded by the coding sequence ATGGAGCAATCCACCATCCCCGCGCTGTTGCAGGCGATTCCGCTGCCCTCGGTGCTGATCGGGCGGGGGGAACGGATTTTGGGCGCCAACGAGGCCGCGCTGACCCTATTGGGCAAGGGCATCGTCGGGCGGCATTTCATCACCGCGATCCGCCAGCCCAATGTGCTGGACGCGATTGAAACCACCCTGCGCGAACGCGGCCAGCGCAAGGCGCGCTACCTCGGCAGCGATGGCGATCAGGACACCACCTTCGATGTGACCTGCTCCAAGGTGCAAACCGATCTGGGCACTGGTGTGCTGGTCTGCTTCGAGGATGTGACCCATCTTGAGAAAGCCGGGCAGATGCGCCGCGATTTCGTGGCCAACGTCAGCCACGAGTTGCGCACGCCGCTGACCGCGCTGATGGGCTTTATCGAAACCCTGCAAGGCCCCGCCAAGGGCGATCCGGCCGCGACCGAACGGTTTCTCGGCATCATGGCGGGGGAGGCGGCGCGCATGGAGCGGCTGGTGCAGGATCTTCTGTCGCTCAGCCGGGTGGAGGCTGATGAACGCGTGCGCCCGACCGAGCCGCTTGATCTCGGGGCGCTCTTGAAGTCGGTGGTGCATTCCATCCGCCCCTTGGCCGAGGAAGCCAGCGTCGAGATCGCCATGACCCTTCCCGAGGAGGGGGTCACGATCCCCGCCGATGACGATCAGGTCCGGCAGGTCTTCACCAACCTGATCGAGAACGCCATCAAATACGGCGGCGCGGATAAAACGGTGCATGTCACCCTGCGCACGCAGGATCACGCGCCATCCCTGCGCGGCCCCGGCGCGGTGGTCGAGGTGCGCGACGAAGGCCCCGGCATCGACGCCATTCACATCCCGCGCCTGACCGAACGCTTCTATCGCGTCGACAGCCATCGCTCGCGCGAGATGGGCGGCACGGGACTGGGCCTTGCCATCGTCAAGCACATCGTCAGCCGCCACCGCGGCCGTTTGCGCATCGAATCAGAGCCGGGTCAGGGCAGCACATTTCGGGTGATTCTGCCGCGCTTGCCACAAACGTGA
- a CDS encoding substrate-binding domain-containing protein has translation MSFLKLTASATAIAALSTTAAFARDNVQVAGSSTVLPYASIVAELFGDNTDFPTPVVESGGSSAGLKRFCEGVGENTIDVANASRAIREKEIKACAEAGVTDIIEVRIGYDGIVFASQQSGPAYTAFQPADIFNAIGATVLKDGELVENPHNSWAEFNADLPDAEIAMFIPGTKHGTREVFEDKVLLKGCEATGAMDAMMESGMDEDAAEDACLDVRQDGKSVDIDGDYTETLARIDANTNGIGVFGLAFYENNTDKLKVATMGGVSPSTETIASGEYPVSRPLFFYVKKAHIGVIPGLKEYAQFFVADEIAGPGGPLSNYGLVADPELADTQAKVADEVTMGEGM, from the coding sequence ATGTCCTTTCTGAAACTCACCGCGTCCGCGACTGCCATCGCAGCGCTCTCCACCACTGCCGCTTTCGCCCGCGACAACGTGCAGGTCGCCGGCTCGTCCACGGTTCTGCCCTACGCCTCGATCGTGGCCGAACTCTTCGGCGACAACACCGACTTCCCGACCCCGGTCGTCGAATCGGGCGGCTCCTCGGCGGGCCTCAAGCGCTTCTGCGAAGGCGTGGGCGAAAACACCATTGACGTCGCCAACGCCTCGCGCGCCATCCGCGAAAAGGAAATCAAGGCCTGCGCCGAAGCGGGTGTCACCGACATCATCGAAGTGCGCATCGGCTATGACGGCATCGTTTTCGCCAGCCAGCAGTCGGGCCCGGCCTACACCGCCTTCCAACCCGCCGACATCTTCAACGCCATCGGCGCCACCGTCCTGAAAGACGGCGAACTGGTCGAGAACCCCCACAACAGCTGGGCCGAGTTCAACGCAGACCTGCCTGATGCCGAGATCGCCATGTTCATCCCCGGCACCAAGCACGGCACCCGCGAAGTCTTTGAAGACAAGGTTCTTCTGAAAGGCTGCGAAGCCACCGGCGCCATGGACGCCATGATGGAAAGCGGCATGGACGAAGACGCGGCCGAAGACGCCTGCCTCGACGTGCGCCAGGACGGCAAGTCGGTCGACATCGACGGCGACTACACCGAAACCCTCGCTCGCATCGACGCCAACACCAACGGCATCGGCGTGTTCGGTCTGGCCTTCTACGAGAACAACACCGACAAGCTGAAGGTTGCGACCATGGGCGGCGTGTCGCCCTCGACCGAAACCATCGCCTCGGGCGAATACCCGGTGTCGCGCCCGCTGTTCTTCTACGTGAAGAAAGCCCACATCGGCGTGATCCCCGGCCTGAAAGAATACGCTCAGTTCTTCGTGGCTGACGAGATCGCAGGCCCCGGTGGCCCGCTGTCGAACTACGGCCTCGTGGCTGACCCCGAACTGGCCGACACCCAAGCCAAGGTTGCTGACGAAGTGACCATGGGCGAAGGCATGTAA